AGCCCGGCTCGATCTTGAGCTTGATCCGCCGGTAGCCGTCGGCCAGGTACGCTCCGACCGCGGTGACCAGCTCGTCGAGCGTGTCCATGATGCTCACCGAGACACCCGCCGGCACCGACGTGGCGACCGCCCCGAGTGCGCGGCTGAGCGGCACCCCCAGACCACGTAGCTCGGCGTCCCAGACGGCCATCTCGAGCGCCGCCTTGCTCATGCGGTGGCCGCGGAAGCGGGCCAGCGCGGGCGCGACGAGGTTCACGTCGACGTGCGGCAGGTCGCGCAGTGCCGGCACGAGGAACTCGCGCAGTGTCGTCATCGCCGCCTCGACGTACTCGGAAGCGTAGAGCGGGTGCGGCGCGGCGACGCACTCGCCCCAGCCCTCGGCCTCGGACGTGACGGCGCGCAGGATCACGACGTCCTTGGTCGTCTGGGTGCCGAAGGAGGTCCGGAACGGCGCCACCAGGGGCAGCCTGAGTCGCCGCAGTTCGATGCCTTTCAGCGTGGCCGTCGTGCTCATCGGTGTCACCTCTGGTCGGGTCGGGTCAACGGGATCTCGGCGTACGCGACGCCCGCCTCGCCGGCCGTCAGCACCTCGCCGGTCGCGGACACGTAGCGGTCCGGGCCGGCGGCGCTGAGCTGGAGCGTGATCGGGTCCGCGAGCGATCCCCGGCGGGGCAGGTCGATGACCGCGCGGCCGTCGTCCTGACGCAGGCGGTACGGCGCGATCGGGACGTCCGCGATCCGCGAGGTGTAGTCGCCGAGGAGGTGCGGGGGGAGCGCCGAGGGCCCGAGCTCGGGGACGACGGTCCGGTACCGGACGTCGCCGGTGCCGGCGTCGAGCAGGTAGCGGACGTGTCCGGCGGCGTCGCGCAGGAAGATCAGGCGCCTGCGGCCTCCCGGGTCCTCGCCGGGCACGGTCCCGGTCAGCTCGCCGTCGAGATCCACGACGGCCTTCTCGGGCTCGACCTGCACGAGCCCGCCGTCGCGGACGACCAGCTCGACGACGTCGCCGAGGCGGCCGACGTACCTGCCGGCCAGCTCGTCCACACGAGGCGGCGGAGCCGGCGCGGCCGCCGGCGGCGGGGCCGGCGCCGGAGCGGTCACGGCCGAACGATCACCGGCCGCGAGCCGCCGGACGATGTCGGCGGCGAGCTCGTTCTGGACGTCGTGGTCGACGGCGTTGGTGAGCACCGCCCCGCCGATCCCGGCGTCCGGCAGCCAGAACACCTGGCAGAGGAAGCCGAAGCCCGCCCCGCCGTGATGCAGCACCCGCACCCCGGGTGCCCAGCGGTCGATGTAGAGGCCCAGCCCGTAGCCCTGCGTCTGCAGGTCGGTCAGCCGGGGGAAGTCGAGGTGCTGGCGGATCAGCTCGGGCCGGAG
This Jiangella alba DNA region includes the following protein-coding sequences:
- a CDS encoding serine hydrolase domain-containing protein, producing the protein MPQIDELIAHLTDVVPREAAARKIPGVAIGLCDADGVLWSAGFGSTRAGTAPPPARAVGVHTMFSVQSTSKLYTATGVLLAVQEGLVDLDEPILRHLPEFTVRSDHEDHPERRITLRHLLTHTAGFTHEASVGSNYEVGDATFEEHLSTIPQTYLRFPVGHHHEYSNLGIDLAGHIAAKAGGETFPDFMRRRLFDPLGLTRSTFDFDVFDADADRAFGHSRTFARAGRELPRRVPMVPSGGLYTSVDDVLRYLRFQLRDGEDVLRPELIRQHLDFPRLTDLQTQGYGLGLYIDRWAPGVRVLHHGGAGFGFLCQVFWLPDAGIGGAVLTNAVDHDVQNELAADIVRRLAAGDRSAVTAPAPAPPPAAAPAPPPRVDELAGRYVGRLGDVVELVVRDGGLVQVEPEKAVVDLDGELTGTVPGEDPGGRRRLIFLRDAAGHVRYLLDAGTGDVRYRTVVPELGPSALPPHLLGDYTSRIADVPIAPYRLRQDDGRAVIDLPRRGSLADPITLQLSAAGPDRYVSATGEVLTAGEAGVAYAEIPLTRPDQR